CTCGTCGACGGCACCACGGTGAAGTCGTGGCTGCTGACCATCGACCACAAGCGCATCGGCCTGATGTTCCTGGCCAGCGTGCTGTTCTTCTTCCTGGTGGGCGGTGTGTTCGCGCTGGCCCTCCGCGTGGAGCTGCTCACGCCGGGCCCGACCGTCATGGACGCCATGACGTACAACCGGGCGTTCACGCTGCACGGCCTCATCATGATCTTCTTGTTCATGATTCCGGCCATCCCGGCGGCGTTCGGCAACTTCATGGTTCCGCTGATGCTGGGCGCCAAGGACGTGGCGTTCCCGCGGCTGAACCTGGCCAGCTTCTACATCTACGTGACGGGCGCGGTGCTGATGGTGTGGGGCATGCTGAACGGCGGCCTGGACACCGGCTGGACGTTCTACGCGCCCTACAGCATCCACACGACGACGACGGTGGCGCCGGTGCTCTTTGGCGCCTTCGTCATCGGCTTCAGCTCCATCGCCACGGGTCTGAACTTCATCGTCACCGTGCACACGATGCGCGCGCCGGGCATCACCTGGTTCAAGCTGCCGCTGTTCGTGTGGGCCATCTACGCCACCAGCTGCATCCAGGTGCTGGCCACGCCGGTCATCGGCCTGCTGACGCTGCTCGTGGTGGGCGAGAACCTGTTCGACTTCGGCCTGTTTGATCCGGCGCGCGGCGGCGACCCGGTGCTCTTCCAGCACCTGTTCTGGTTCTACAGCCACCCGGCCGTGTACATCATGGTGCTGCCTGCCTTCGGCGTGATGTCCGAGGTGGTGGCCGCCTACAGCCGCAAGAACATCTTCGGCTACCGCGCGGTGGCTTACTCGTCGCTGGGCATCGCCTTCGTGGGCTTCTTCGCCTGGGGCCACCACATGTTCGTGTCCGGCCAGTCGACGTTCGACGCGGGCATCTTCGGTGTGCTGACGATGCTGGTGGGCGTGTTCACCGCCATCAAGGTCTTCAACTGGGTGGGCACCGTGTACAAGGGCGCGGTCGACTTCCGCACCCCGTTCGCCTACTTCTGCGGCTTCCTGTTCTTCACCGTGTTCGGTGGCATGACGGGCATCGCGGTGGGCACGGTGTCGCTGGACGTGCCGTGGCACGACACCTACTTCGTCGTGGCGCACTTCCACTTCATCATGGTGGGCGCGACCATCATGGCGTTCCTGGCCGCCATCCACTACTGGTTCCCGAAGATGTTCGGGCGCATGTACCACGAGGGGTGGGGCCTGGTGTCCGCGGCGCTCATCATCCTGGGGTTCAACGCCACGTTCATCCCCCAGTTCCTGCTGGGCAACTACGGCATGCCG
Above is a window of Stigmatella erecta DNA encoding:
- a CDS encoding cytochrome c oxidase subunit I, which translates into the protein MTPSSSPTAEGVLPGHDDAGGHAEHHHHPNYLVDGTTVKSWLLTIDHKRIGLMFLASVLFFFLVGGVFALALRVELLTPGPTVMDAMTYNRAFTLHGLIMIFLFMIPAIPAAFGNFMVPLMLGAKDVAFPRLNLASFYIYVTGAVLMVWGMLNGGLDTGWTFYAPYSIHTTTTVAPVLFGAFVIGFSSIATGLNFIVTVHTMRAPGITWFKLPLFVWAIYATSCIQVLATPVIGLLTLLVVGENLFDFGLFDPARGGDPVLFQHLFWFYSHPAVYIMVLPAFGVMSEVVAAYSRKNIFGYRAVAYSSLGIAFVGFFAWGHHMFVSGQSTFDAGIFGVLTMLVGVFTAIKVFNWVGTVYKGAVDFRTPFAYFCGFLFFTVFGGMTGIAVGTVSLDVPWHDTYFVVAHFHFIMVGATIMAFLAAIHYWFPKMFGRMYHEGWGLVSAALIILGFNATFIPQFLLGNYGMPRRYYEYPERFQALNVASTAGATLLAFGFVIIAIYLTYALFYGRASGKNPWRSTGYEWVSESPPPTHNFVGPQPTFPEEPHYYLAPKKDEVKDV